One Actinosynnema pretiosum DNA segment encodes these proteins:
- a CDS encoding TetR/AcrR family transcriptional regulator, producing the protein MTADRPAEAPRSRKPRADAARNQEAIVEAATRVLAEQGAAVDVREIARLSGVGMGTLYRHFPTKEDLVRTILRREFLTWAASAREAAERAEDPWAALADFFRQALSGYARHRAISECFALAWAEPDVEGLGELRAVIEGLTARAHEAGSLRPDASADDLLLLLVSLGHAARLTGDSRPEQVERLLRVSLDGLRPERAEG; encoded by the coding sequence GTGACCGCCGACCGGCCCGCCGAGGCCCCCCGCAGCCGCAAGCCCCGCGCGGACGCCGCGCGCAACCAGGAGGCGATCGTCGAGGCGGCGACCCGCGTGCTGGCCGAGCAGGGCGCGGCCGTCGACGTGCGCGAGATCGCCCGGCTGAGCGGGGTCGGCATGGGCACCCTGTACCGGCACTTCCCCACCAAGGAGGACCTGGTCCGCACGATCCTGCGGCGGGAGTTCCTGACCTGGGCGGCGTCGGCGCGCGAGGCGGCGGAGCGCGCGGAGGACCCGTGGGCGGCGCTGGCGGACTTCTTCCGGCAGGCGCTGAGCGGCTACGCCAGGCACCGCGCGATCTCGGAGTGCTTCGCGCTGGCCTGGGCGGAGCCGGACGTGGAGGGGCTGGGCGAGCTGCGGGCGGTGATCGAGGGGCTGACGGCGCGCGCCCACGAGGCCGGGTCGCTGCGCCCGGACGCGAGCGCGGACGACCTGCTGCTGCTCCTGGTGTCCCTGGGGCACGCCGCCCGGCTGACCGGGGACAGCCGCCCGGAGCAGGTCGAGCGGCTGCTGCGGGTGTCGCTGGACGGGCTGCGGCCGGAGCGCGCGGAGGGGTAG
- a CDS encoding MATE family efflux transporter: MRVRESAEALGAAPVGRLLWRACAQTTLSVGVHGIYALTNAWFVARGVGAGAMAAVNLAAPVLLVLGAVSTTVGAGGASLVSRALGAGDAAAAGRAAGNAFTVFWGAAVVVTALGLLGIEPLLTALGARDEAREVAREYAVVILAGSVLSTGFSSLVRAEGRLRFSTLLWLVPVLVQITLDPVLIFGFDLGVRGAALGTVGGQAVSALLSLWFFFVQRERPYRVRAADLLPHGPTVRALLGIGAPSFLAGFGATLLAVLVNTALAGIGAAALAAYAVAARVQAFVTMPQVGIAQGVQPLVGYNAGRGLHDRVARTRDLALRATVGYGLVVAALVVVFAGPLVAVFLDDPAVAGRAEGALRVLAVGFTAAGVTPLVAAHAQSLGLPRPAWALAVGTLALVKVPLVVVLGRAGADGVWVALAAGEVVSAGCALVVLRRLGAPVTAGRGSPGSRG, encoded by the coding sequence ATGCGCGTGCGCGAGTCCGCCGAGGCGCTCGGCGCCGCCCCGGTCGGGCGGTTGCTGTGGCGCGCCTGCGCGCAGACGACGCTGTCGGTCGGCGTGCACGGGATCTACGCGCTGACCAACGCGTGGTTCGTGGCGCGGGGCGTCGGGGCCGGGGCGATGGCGGCGGTGAACCTGGCCGCGCCGGTGCTGCTGGTGCTGGGCGCGGTGTCCACGACGGTGGGCGCGGGTGGCGCGTCGCTGGTGTCCAGGGCGCTGGGCGCGGGGGACGCGGCGGCGGCCGGTCGGGCCGCGGGGAACGCGTTCACCGTGTTCTGGGGCGCGGCGGTCGTGGTCACCGCGCTCGGCCTGCTCGGGATCGAGCCGCTGCTGACGGCGCTGGGCGCGCGGGACGAGGCCCGCGAGGTGGCGCGCGAGTACGCGGTGGTGATCCTGGCCGGTTCGGTGCTGTCCACGGGGTTCTCCAGCCTGGTGCGGGCCGAGGGCCGGTTGCGGTTCTCCACGCTGCTGTGGCTGGTCCCGGTGCTGGTGCAGATCACCCTGGACCCAGTGCTGATCTTCGGGTTCGACCTGGGGGTGCGCGGCGCGGCGCTGGGCACGGTCGGCGGGCAGGCGGTGTCGGCGCTGCTGAGCCTGTGGTTCTTCTTCGTGCAGCGCGAGCGGCCGTACCGGGTGCGCGCGGCCGACCTGCTGCCGCACGGGCCGACGGTGCGGGCGCTGCTGGGCATCGGGGCGCCGTCGTTCCTGGCCGGGTTCGGGGCGACGCTGCTGGCGGTGCTGGTGAACACGGCGCTGGCGGGCATCGGGGCGGCGGCGTTGGCGGCGTACGCGGTGGCGGCGCGGGTGCAGGCGTTCGTGACGATGCCGCAGGTCGGGATCGCGCAGGGCGTGCAGCCGCTGGTCGGGTACAACGCGGGGCGCGGGCTGCACGACCGGGTGGCGCGCACCAGGGACCTCGCGCTGCGCGCCACGGTCGGGTACGGGCTGGTGGTGGCGGCGCTGGTGGTGGTGTTCGCCGGGCCGCTGGTGGCGGTGTTCCTGGACGACCCGGCCGTCGCGGGCCGGGCGGAGGGGGCGCTGCGGGTGCTGGCGGTCGGCTTCACGGCGGCCGGGGTGACGCCGCTGGTCGCCGCGCACGCCCAGTCGCTCGGCCTGCCCCGGCCCGCGTGGGCGCTGGCGGTGGGCACGTTGGCGCTGGTCAAGGTGCCGCTGGTGGTGGTGCTGGGCCGGGCCGGGGCGGACGGGGTGTGGGTGGCGCTGGCGGCCGGTGAGGTGGTGTCGGCGGGGTGCGCGCTGGTGGTGCTGCGGCGGTTGGGCGCGCCGGTCACAGCCGGGCGAGGAAGTCCCGGTAGTCGGGGATGA
- a CDS encoding alpha/beta hydrolase family protein, giving the protein MRATIVLRRALLAALALALVIGLIVVLGNDYRFTQRAVSIPFGDGHLSGVLALPPGDAVGVVLVVHGDAAVDATHDGLYAPWFEGAADAGYATLSWSKPGVGGSTGDWLAQTMADRAVEVGAALDWDRAQPDVPTGRVVLWGASQAGWVLPKVVAARADVDAVVAVSPAVNWLRQGRHHLLSGLAGASPAERAAAVADSDRVRALLERGASYDEYRAAAPDPMSSERWGFVSRNFRADATADLRAAAERHVPVRLLLADHDRNVDVAETERAYREAFGADLTTSHHDAAHSMARPVVEDWEAVGLAVGVLWPRALLAPTVIPDYRDFLARL; this is encoded by the coding sequence GTGAGAGCAACGATAGTTCTGCGGCGGGCCCTGCTGGCGGCGCTCGCGCTCGCGCTGGTCATCGGCCTGATCGTGGTGCTGGGCAACGACTACCGGTTCACCCAGCGCGCGGTCTCCATCCCGTTCGGCGACGGCCACCTGTCCGGCGTCCTGGCCCTGCCGCCGGGGGACGCGGTCGGCGTCGTCCTGGTGGTGCACGGGGACGCGGCGGTCGACGCCACCCACGACGGGCTCTACGCGCCGTGGTTCGAGGGCGCGGCGGACGCCGGGTACGCCACCCTGTCGTGGAGCAAGCCGGGGGTGGGCGGCTCGACGGGGGACTGGCTGGCCCAGACGATGGCGGACCGGGCCGTCGAGGTCGGGGCCGCGCTCGACTGGGACCGCGCCCAGCCCGACGTGCCCACCGGCCGGGTCGTGCTGTGGGGCGCGAGCCAGGCGGGCTGGGTGCTGCCGAAGGTCGTGGCCGCCCGCGCCGACGTGGACGCGGTCGTCGCGGTGTCCCCGGCGGTGAACTGGCTGCGCCAGGGCAGGCACCACCTGCTGTCCGGGCTGGCGGGCGCCTCACCCGCCGAGCGCGCGGCGGCCGTGGCGGACAGCGACCGGGTGCGCGCGCTGCTGGAGCGGGGCGCGTCGTACGACGAGTACCGGGCCGCCGCTCCGGACCCGATGTCCTCGGAGCGCTGGGGTTTCGTGTCGCGGAACTTCCGGGCCGACGCGACCGCCGACCTGCGCGCGGCGGCCGAGCGGCACGTGCCGGTGCGCCTGCTGCTCGCCGACCACGACCGCAACGTCGACGTGGCCGAGACCGAGCGCGCCTACCGGGAGGCGTTCGGGGCCGACCTGACCACGTCCCACCACGACGCCGCGCACTCGATGGCCCGCCCGGTCGTGGAGGACTGGGAGGCGGTCGGGCTGGCCGTGGGCGTGCTCTGGCCGCGCGCCCTGCTCGCCCCCACCGTCATCCCCGACTACCGGGACTTCCTCGCCCGGCTGTGA
- a CDS encoding PaaX family transcriptional regulator, whose translation MDERITPRTVVEALLPDEGEVALALVYDTANAVGVADQPLRLALRRLVSAGELTQVGRGRAGRVGLTDLGRERLRRDRVGLALAFAQDAGEAPWDGRWWLAAISTPERERAVRDALRRDLLVAGAAPISTGLYASPHDLTDVVDADARAHLVTASATALDLRGVHDAAEIAEALWPAEPVDRAYDAVEEALAEDGGTPLVRRLRLAAALEAAMREDPLIPPELRAPGWRPSRLRGEWLERWRGIADAPVHRGWL comes from the coding sequence GTGGACGAGCGGATCACCCCGAGGACCGTCGTCGAGGCGCTGCTGCCGGACGAGGGCGAGGTCGCGCTCGCCCTGGTGTACGACACGGCGAACGCGGTCGGCGTGGCAGATCAACCGCTGCGGCTGGCGTTGCGGCGGCTGGTGTCGGCGGGCGAGCTGACCCAGGTCGGGCGCGGGCGGGCGGGCCGCGTCGGGCTCACCGACCTGGGCCGGGAGCGGCTGCGGCGGGACCGGGTCGGGCTCGCGCTGGCGTTCGCGCAGGACGCCGGGGAGGCGCCGTGGGACGGGCGGTGGTGGCTCGCGGCCATCAGCACGCCCGAGCGGGAGCGGGCGGTGCGGGACGCGCTGCGCCGCGACCTGCTCGTCGCCGGGGCCGCGCCGATCTCCACCGGCCTGTACGCGAGTCCGCACGACCTGACCGACGTGGTCGACGCGGACGCCCGCGCGCACCTGGTCACCGCGTCCGCGACCGCGCTGGACCTGCGCGGCGTCCACGACGCGGCGGAGATCGCCGAGGCGCTGTGGCCCGCCGAACCGGTCGACCGGGCCTACGACGCCGTGGAGGAGGCGCTCGCCGAGGACGGGGGAACGCCGCTGGTGCGACGGCTGCGGCTCGCGGCGGCGCTGGAGGCCGCGATGCGCGAGGACCCGCTGATCCCCCCGGAGCTGCGCGCGCCGGGATGGCGACCGAGCAGGCTCCGGGGCGAGTGGCTGGAGCGCTGGCGCGGGATCGCCGACGCGCCGGTCCACCGGGGCTGGCTGTGA
- a CDS encoding ArsR/SmtB family transcription factor — MGHIASGRGTPAARLDAESAAHVANTLQALATPSRLLILAELRHGPLPVTALAEAVGMEQSAVSHQLRLLRTLRLVVGTRNGRSIIYSLHDDHVAHLLDQAVYHSEHLRLGLVDRPAGDDQDAG; from the coding sequence ATGGGGCACATCGCGAGTGGACGGGGGACGCCCGCCGCGCGGCTCGACGCCGAGTCGGCCGCGCACGTGGCGAACACCCTCCAGGCGCTGGCGACCCCGAGCAGGCTGCTGATCCTGGCCGAGCTGCGGCACGGCCCGCTGCCGGTCACCGCGCTCGCCGAGGCGGTCGGCATGGAGCAGTCGGCGGTCTCCCACCAGTTGCGGCTGCTGCGCACCCTGCGCCTGGTCGTGGGCACCCGCAACGGGCGCAGCATCATCTACAGCCTGCACGACGACCACGTCGCGCACCTGCTCGACCAGGCCGTCTACCACAGCGAGCACCTGCGGCTGGGCCTGGTCGACCGCCCGGCGGGCGACGATCAGGACGCGGGCTGA
- a CDS encoding heavy metal translocating P-type ATPase: protein MTTVAPERPTTRAPARRTRWTALPEARWAALSLALFLTALAVQLADGPEPVRWALSLACCAAGGWEPGLSGLRALRERTLDVDLLMVVAAIGAVSIGQVLDGALLIVIFATSGALEALATARTEDSVRGLLDLAPDTATRVGDGAEEVVRVADLEVGDVVLVRPGELVPADGVVVAGAGEVDQATITGEPLPVDKAEGDEVFAGTLNGTGALRVRVGKRAADSVVARIAAAVEEASRTKARTQLFIEKVEQRYSIGMVVATLVIFTAPLLWGEPVREALLRAMTFMIVASPCALVLATMPPLLAAIANAGRHGVLVKSAVVVERLASADRVAFDKTGTLTRGEPEVAGLRALPGAGLDEDALLRLAASAEHPSEHPLGRAVVRAARERGLDVPQAREFSARPGRGVTARVGDRVVEIGSPEALGGAGIEAVDGFLARGHTAVLVLVDGEPAGVLAIADRVRPEAEAAVAALTAATGAAPVLLTGDNRRTADRLAGLVGISDVRAGLLPEDKAEAVRALQAEGRRVVVVGDGVNDAPALAVAHAGVAMGVSGADLALRTADAVVVRDDLSTIPAAIALARRAKRVVVANLVIAGSFVVVLVAWDLLGDLPLPLGVAGHEGSTVIVGLNGLRLLREAAWRKAKG, encoded by the coding sequence ATGACCACCGTCGCGCCAGAACGCCCCACGACCCGCGCCCCCGCGCGCCGCACCCGGTGGACCGCGCTGCCCGAGGCCAGGTGGGCGGCGCTCTCGCTGGCGCTGTTCCTGACCGCGCTGGCCGTGCAGCTCGCGGACGGCCCGGAACCGGTGCGCTGGGCGCTCTCCCTGGCCTGCTGCGCGGCGGGCGGCTGGGAGCCCGGCCTGTCCGGGCTGCGCGCGCTGCGCGAGCGGACCCTGGACGTGGACCTGCTGATGGTGGTCGCCGCGATCGGCGCGGTGTCCATCGGGCAGGTGCTCGACGGCGCGCTGCTGATCGTCATCTTCGCCACCTCCGGCGCGCTGGAGGCGCTGGCCACCGCCCGCACCGAGGACTCGGTGCGCGGCCTGCTCGACCTGGCCCCGGACACCGCGACCCGCGTCGGCGACGGCGCGGAGGAGGTCGTGCGGGTGGCGGACCTGGAGGTCGGGGACGTGGTGCTGGTGCGCCCCGGCGAGCTGGTCCCGGCCGACGGGGTGGTGGTCGCGGGCGCGGGCGAGGTCGACCAGGCCACCATCACCGGCGAGCCGCTGCCGGTGGACAAGGCCGAGGGCGACGAGGTGTTCGCGGGCACGCTCAACGGCACCGGGGCGCTGCGCGTGCGGGTCGGCAAGCGCGCGGCGGACTCGGTGGTGGCACGGATCGCGGCGGCCGTGGAGGAGGCGAGCCGGACCAAGGCGCGCACGCAGCTGTTCATCGAGAAGGTCGAGCAGCGCTACTCGATCGGCATGGTGGTCGCCACGCTGGTGATCTTCACCGCGCCGCTGCTGTGGGGCGAGCCGGTGCGCGAGGCGCTGCTGCGGGCGATGACGTTCATGATCGTCGCCTCGCCCTGCGCGCTCGTGCTCGCGACCATGCCGCCGCTGCTGGCCGCGATCGCCAACGCCGGGCGGCACGGGGTGCTGGTGAAGTCGGCGGTGGTCGTGGAGCGGCTGGCGAGCGCGGACCGGGTGGCGTTCGACAAGACCGGGACGCTGACCAGGGGCGAGCCGGAGGTGGCCGGGCTGCGCGCGCTGCCCGGCGCGGGGCTGGACGAGGACGCGCTGCTGCGGCTGGCGGCCTCGGCGGAGCACCCGAGCGAGCACCCGCTGGGGCGGGCGGTGGTGCGGGCGGCCCGCGAGCGCGGGCTGGACGTGCCGCAGGCGCGGGAGTTCAGCGCGCGACCGGGCCGGGGCGTGACGGCGCGGGTCGGGGACCGGGTCGTGGAGATCGGCTCACCGGAGGCGCTCGGCGGCGCGGGGATCGAGGCGGTGGACGGGTTCCTGGCGCGGGGGCACACCGCCGTGCTGGTGCTGGTGGACGGCGAACCGGCGGGCGTGCTGGCCATCGCGGACCGGGTGCGCCCCGAGGCGGAGGCCGCGGTGGCCGCGCTGACCGCCGCGACCGGGGCCGCGCCGGTGCTGCTGACCGGCGACAACCGCAGGACCGCCGACCGGCTGGCCGGTCTGGTCGGCATCAGCGACGTGCGCGCGGGCCTGCTGCCGGAGGACAAGGCCGAGGCGGTGCGCGCGTTGCAGGCCGAGGGGCGCCGGGTCGTGGTGGTCGGCGACGGGGTGAACGACGCGCCCGCGCTGGCCGTGGCGCACGCGGGCGTGGCGATGGGCGTGTCGGGCGCGGACCTGGCGCTGCGCACCGCCGACGCGGTCGTGGTGCGCGACGACCTGTCCACCATCCCGGCGGCGATCGCGCTGGCCAGGCGGGCGAAGCGGGTGGTGGTGGCGAACCTGGTGATCGCGGGGTCGTTCGTCGTGGTGCTGGTGGCGTGGGACCTGCTCGGCGACCTGCCGCTACCGCTGGGGGTGGCGGGGCACGAGGGGTCGACCGTGATCGTCGGGCTGAACGGGCTGCGGTTGCTGCGCGAGGCGGCCTGGCGCAAGGCGAAGGGGTGA